From the Pedobacter cryoconitis genome, one window contains:
- a CDS encoding purple acid phosphatase family protein, which yields MLKKSVLLFFSCALSVMLCAQVKQKGAATEPVRLIRGPYLQVASSTEILIRWRTDVSARSKVRYGTSPSKLDQAAEDLTLLTEHRVQLKGLKPATRYYYSIGGLKDTLQGNQDNYFTTLPEPGKVGHYRIAALGDCGDNSINQRKVKEQVLKYTGDKDLTAWILLGDNAYSDGTDSEFQSKFFNIYKDDLLKKYPLFPTPGNHDYHDTDLTEKHAQETHETAYYQNFSMPVNGESGGVPSHTQAFYSFDIGNIHFLSLDSYGKEDRTYRLYDTLGPQVQWIKKDLAANKNKGWVVAFWHHPPYTMGSHNSDQEEELVKIRENFIRIMEREGVDLVLNGHSHDYERSRMMKGHYGPANTFDAKKHNLSTSSGKNDGSPDSAPYRKDPAHNQGTVYVVSGSAGKLGGKQATYPHNAMYFSDAEHGGASVLEIEGNRLELKWVCADGEIRDQFTIIKKVAGAHVPK from the coding sequence ATGCTTAAAAAATCAGTATTGTTATTTTTCTCCTGTGCGCTGAGTGTGATGCTCTGCGCACAGGTAAAACAAAAAGGTGCGGCAACCGAACCTGTCAGGCTAATCCGAGGGCCTTATTTACAAGTGGCCAGCAGTACAGAGATACTAATCCGCTGGAGAACTGATGTTTCTGCCAGAAGTAAAGTGCGGTATGGAACAAGCCCGTCCAAACTTGATCAGGCTGCTGAAGATCTTACGCTATTAACTGAGCATCGTGTACAGTTGAAAGGATTGAAGCCTGCTACCCGTTATTATTATTCAATTGGTGGCCTTAAAGATACTTTACAAGGCAATCAGGATAACTACTTTACTACTTTACCTGAACCGGGTAAAGTTGGACATTACCGCATTGCTGCTTTGGGGGATTGCGGGGACAATTCTATTAATCAGCGCAAGGTAAAAGAACAAGTACTTAAATATACGGGTGATAAAGATCTGACTGCTTGGATTTTATTGGGGGATAATGCTTATTCTGATGGAACAGATTCAGAATTTCAGAGTAAGTTTTTCAATATTTATAAAGACGATCTGCTGAAAAAATATCCTTTGTTCCCAACGCCAGGAAATCATGATTACCATGATACTGATCTTACGGAAAAACATGCACAGGAAACTCATGAGACTGCTTATTACCAGAATTTCTCTATGCCTGTTAACGGAGAATCAGGTGGTGTGCCTTCGCATACACAGGCCTTTTACTCTTTTGACATTGGAAACATACATTTCCTTTCTCTGGACTCTTATGGAAAAGAAGACCGTACCTACCGTTTATATGATACTTTAGGCCCGCAGGTGCAATGGATTAAAAAAGATCTGGCAGCCAATAAAAACAAAGGCTGGGTTGTCGCTTTCTGGCATCACCCGCCTTATACTATGGGTTCACATAATTCTGATCAGGAAGAAGAACTGGTTAAAATCAGGGAAAATTTTATCCGTATTATGGAGCGTGAAGGAGTAGATCTTGTATTGAACGGTCATAGTCATGATTATGAACGCAGCAGAATGATGAAAGGGCATTATGGGCCTGCGAATACCTTTGATGCTAAAAAACATAACCTGAGTACTTCTTCAGGAAAAAATGATGGAAGCCCGGATTCAGCGCCTTATCGGAAAGATCCCGCACATAACCAGGGGACTGTTTATGTAGTGAGTGGTTCTGCTGGTAAACTGGGGGGTAAACAAGCAACCTATCCGCACAATGCGATGTATTTTTCTGATGCAGAACATGGCGGTGCAAGTGTTTTAGAAATAGAAGGTAACCGTTTAGAACTGAAATGGGTTTGTGCCGATGGAGAAATCCGCGATCAGTTTACGATCATTAAGAAAGTTGCCGGAGCCCATGTACCGAAATAA